The following coding sequences lie in one Streptomyces albofaciens JCM 4342 genomic window:
- a CDS encoding GntR family transcriptional regulator: protein MDYPNGQEPGAPIRSGIPEHGRIPKYYAAKVRLETLLGELGEGEALPTERELALRFEVSRETLRQALRELHLEGRLRRLGRGTVVAGPKLEQPLSLASYTEGVRKQGRRPGRHLVGLDRFPAPEKLAGELGLQVGDEVWHMERVLLADDERVGLESTYVAVARVPRLDAEFEPDSSFYAYLHERLGIGFGDADERLETVLATPREALLIGTPGALPMLLIHRLSRDTRGLPLERVRSLYRGDRFSFTTHLGG, encoded by the coding sequence GTGGACTACCCGAACGGCCAGGAACCTGGCGCACCGATCCGCTCCGGCATCCCCGAGCACGGACGCATCCCCAAGTACTACGCGGCCAAGGTCCGATTGGAGACGCTGCTCGGCGAACTGGGCGAGGGCGAGGCGCTGCCGACCGAACGCGAACTGGCCCTGCGCTTCGAGGTGTCCCGGGAGACGCTGCGCCAGGCGCTCCGCGAACTGCACCTGGAGGGGCGGCTGCGGCGCCTGGGGCGCGGCACCGTCGTCGCGGGCCCGAAGCTGGAACAGCCGCTGTCCCTGGCGAGTTACACCGAGGGCGTGCGGAAACAGGGCCGCCGGCCGGGCCGCCATCTGGTCGGCCTGGACCGCTTCCCCGCGCCGGAGAAGCTGGCCGGTGAACTGGGCCTGCAAGTCGGTGACGAGGTCTGGCACATGGAGCGCGTGCTGCTCGCGGACGACGAACGGGTCGGCCTGGAGAGCACGTACGTCGCCGTGGCCCGCGTGCCGCGCCTGGACGCGGAGTTCGAGCCCGACTCCTCCTTCTACGCCTACCTCCACGAGCGCCTGGGCATCGGCTTCGGGGACGCGGACGAACGCCTGGAGACCGTACTGGCCACCCCGCGCGAAGCCCTGCTGATCGGCACTCCGGGCGCCCTGCCGATGCTCTTGATCCACCGTCTCTCGCGGGACACCCGGGGCCTGCCGCTGGAGCGGGTGCGTTCGCTCTACCGGGGGGACCGGTTCTCCTTCACGACCCACCTGGGCGGCTGA